A genomic segment from Synchiropus splendidus isolate RoL2022-P1 chromosome 18, RoL_Sspl_1.0, whole genome shotgun sequence encodes:
- the erbb3b gene encoding receptor tyrosine-protein kinase erbB-3b isoform X1 produces MISARTHKCCHCITLHSLRHSHIYCSVTTRALCVGMSTRLGLRLQGGTQPRGRVLTSLCVRVSVVCPGTQNGLSSTGSQENQYNLLKERYEECQIVMGNLEITQLENNWDFSFLKSIREVTGYVLIAMNHFQRLPLDQLRVIRGSTLYEKRFALSVFFNYPKDGSSGLRQLQLSNLTEILQGGVQMINNRYLSYGPWVFWQDVVRDASATIEISLNGERGSCHKSCGEYCWGPNKGQCQSLTKTVCAPQCNGRCFGTSPRDCCHIECAAGCRGPLDVDCFACRHFNDSGACIPQCPQTLIYNKQSFQMETNPNAKYQYGSICVSQCPTHFVVDGSSCVSVCPPDKMEVERGGQRRCEACGGLCPKVCEGTGAEHRQTVDSSNIDSFVNCTKIQGSLHFLVTGILGDDFRNIPPLDARRLEVFRTVREISDILNIQSWPRELSDLSVFSSLTTIQGRSLDKRFSLMVMHVPSLTSLGLRSLREISDGSVYISQNPQLCYLHTVDWQVLFRGRRTRLNNVNSNRRLSECVADGHVCDPLCSESGCWGPGPDQCLSCRNFSRGGTCVDSCHFLSRFPREFSEAGGECLPCHAECQPQEGGISCRGPGAHECVACANVKDGPNCLSSCPAGVSDGHRALIFKYAGREGRCQPCHPNCTQGCSGPAAGHCLQGLRMAISSGQITGIALGVPAGLIFCLVLFFLGVLYQRGLAIRRKRAMRRYLESGESFQPLGPREKGTRVHARILRPSELKKIKAIGSGVFGTVHKGFWTPERESMKIPVAIKTIQDGSGRQTFTELTEHMRSMASLDHPYIVRLLGICPGSSLQLVSPLHSLGSLLDHIRLNQSSLDPQRLLNWCVQIAKGMFYLEEHCMVHRNLAARNVLLKNDFQVQISDYGVADLLCPDDKKQVHPNTKTPLKWMALESIMFRRYGHQSDVWSYGVTVWEMMSFGAEPYGSVPPQDVPGLLEKGERLSQPHICTIDVYMVMVKCWMIDENVRPTFKELASDFTRMARDPPRYLVIKVEGEGVAGAEASHRRQSEPGLLDQDDEEEPPEDAPPLQHSPSWGLPRSRINSYKSGSSQSGPVGYLPMSPMSPADSLRQLWSQHSRRCSLREAQHREDALKSGGLHRTRLGSERAPCRVSAGRHRKFSTASGPCAYKVWTTGEQEEGNLDAYVLAGSPDVSQRVSQAANCGRRKRTKKLRAPEYEAMSRDTPQPVVSSGPWSSQTSPSQEEPLRPESEEDAEGGPEDSMCRPCPEDKAGRGRYEYMDIRRSDSSEGEEPLEEPYACQASAEELVTGPDASAAAAQYEEMTGAEQDQQKLPLAEGGACRCAGIGAYIKVRAGVGEAGVSFDNPDYWNSRSIAHTDAVRT; encoded by the exons ATGATctcagcacgcacacacaagtgcTGTCACTGCATCACCCTTCACTCACTGAGACACAGTCACATCTATTGCTCTGTCACAACAAGGGCTTTGTGTGTGGGGATGTCCACTCGGCTCGGCCTGAGGCTCCAGGGTGGCACCCAACCTCGAGGCCGAGTCCTCACAagcctgtgtgtgcgtgtgtcagtGGTTTGTCCAGGCACACAGAACGGGCTGAGCTCCACCGGCTCCCAGGAGAACCAGTACAACCTGCTGAAGGAGCGCTACGAGGAGTGCCAGATCGTCATGGGGAACCTGGAGATCACTCAGCTGGAGAACAACTGGGACTTCTCCTTCCTGAAG AGCATCCGCGAGGTGACAGGCTACGTCCTGATCGCGATGAACCACTTCCAGCGGCTTCCTCTGGACCAGCTGAGGGTCATCCGAGGAAGCACCCTGTACGAGAAGCGCTTTGCTCTCTCCGTCTTCTTCAACTATCCCAAGGACGGGTCCAGTGGTCTGCGGCAGCTGCAGCTCTCCAACCTGACCG AGATCCTGCAGGGCGGAGTGCAGATGATCAATAACAGGTACCTGAGCTACGGCCCCTGGGTCTTCTGGCAGGACGTCGTCCGGGACGCCAGCGCCACCATCGAGATCAGCCTGAACGGAGAGAGAG GCTCCTGTCACAAGTCCTGTGGAGAGTACTGCTGGGGCCCCAACAAGGGCCAGTGTCAGAGCC TGACCAAGACGGTCTGCGCGCCGCAGTGTAACGGCCGCTGCTTCGGGACCAGCCCCAGAGACTGCTGCCACATCGAGTGTGCGGCAGGATGCAGGGGCCCGTTGGACGTGGACTGTTTT GCCTGCCGTCACTTCAACGACTCGGGCGCCTGCATCCCTCAGTGTCCGCAGACGCTCATCTACAACAAGCAGAGCTTCCAGATGGAGACCAACCCCAACGCCAAGTACCAGTACGGCTCCATCTGTGTGTCCCAGTGTCCCA CTCACTTCGTGGTGGACGGCAGCTCCTGCGTCAGCGTGTGTCCTCCAGACAAGATGGAGGTGGAGCGAGGTGGTCAGCGGCGGTGCGAGGCCTGCGGTGGACTCTGCCCCAAAG TGTGCGAAGGAACCGGAGCGGAGCACCGGCAGACggtggactccagcaacatcgACAGCTTCGTCAACTGCACCAAGATCCAGGGCAGCCTGCACTTCCTGGTCACGGGGATCCTGGG AGATGACTTCAGAAACATCCCTCCTCTGGACGCCAGGAGGCTGGAAGTCTTCAGGACAGTCAGAGAGATCTCAG ACATCCTGAACATCCAGTCGTGGCCCAGGGAGCTGAGCGACCTGTCCGTGTTCTCCAGCCTCACCACCATCCAGGGACGCTCGTTGGACAA GCGCTTCTCTCTGATGGTGATGCACGTCCCGAGCCTCACCTCCCTGGGCTTGCGCTCTCTGAGGGAGATCAGCGACGGCAGCGTCTACATCAGCCAGAACCCCCAGCTCTGCTACCTCCACACCGTCGACTGGCAGGTGCTGTTCCGCGGACGCAGGACTCGGCTCAACAACGTCAACTCCAACAGGCGGCTGTCGGAGTGCG TGGCGGACGGCCACGTCTGCGACCCGCTGTGCTCGGAGTCGGGCTGCTGGGGTCCTGGTCCGGATCAGTGTCTGTCCTGCAGGAACTTCAGTCGCGGAGGGACTTGCGTGGACAGCTGCCACTTCCTCTCCAG GTTTCCCAGGGAGTTTTCGGAGGCTGGAGGAGAGTGCCTTCCCTGTCACGCCGAGTGTCAGCCCCAGGAGGGCGGCATCAGCTGCCGTGGCCCG GGTGCGCACGAGTGTGTGGCCTGCGCCAACGTCAAGGACGGGCCCAACTGCCTGTCCTCGTGTCCGGCCGGCGTGAGCGACGGCCACAGGGCTTTGATCTTCAAGTATGCCGGCAGGGAGGGTCGGTGTCAGCCGTGCCACCCCAACTGCACGCAAGG GTGCTCGGGTCCAGCTGCGGGCCACTGTCTGCAGGGTCTCAGGATGGCCATCAGCAG CGGGCAGATCACCGGCATCGCTCTCGGCGTGCCAGCCGGCCTCATCTTCTGCCTGGTGCTGTTCTTCCTGGGCGTCTTGTACCAGCGCGGGCTCGCCATCCGCCGCAAGAGAGCCATGAGGAGATACCTGGAGAGCGGAGAG AGCTTCCAGCCTCTGGGTCCTCGAGAGAAAGGAACCAGGGTCCACGCCCGCATCCTGAGACCGTCGGAGCTGAAGAAGATCAAAGCCATCGGCTCGGGCGTCTTCGGAACCGTTCATAAG GGTTTCTGGACTCCAGAGCGCGAGAGCATGAAGATCCCCGTGGCCATCAAGACCATCCAGGACGGTTCAGGCCGGCAGACCTTCACAGAGCTCACTGAG CACATGCGCTCCATGGCCAGTCTGGACCACCCCTACATCGTCAGGCTGCTGGGCATCTGTCCAGGCTCCAGTCTGCAACTGGTGAGCCCTCTCCACTCTCTGGGCTCGCTGCTGGACCACATCAGGCTGAACCAGAGCAGCCTGGACCCCCAGCGCCTGCTCAACTGGTGCGTGCAGATTGCCAAG GGGATGTTCTACCTGGAGGAACACTGCATGGTGCACCGGAACCTGGCGGCGCGAAACGTCCTGCTGAAGAACGACTTCCAGGTCCAGATCTCAGACTACGGAGTGGCTGACCTTCTGTGCCCCGATGACAAAAAGCAGGTCCACCCCAACACCAAG ACGCCACTGAAGTGGATGGCGCTGGAGAGCATCATGTTCCGGAGATACGGCCACCAGAGTGACGTCTGGAGTTACG GCGTGACGGTGTGGGAGATGATGTCGTTTGGAGCGGAGCCTTACGGCTCAGTGCCGCCTCAGGACGTCCCCGGTCTGCTGGAGAAGGGCGAGCGACTCTCGCAGCCGCACATCTGCACCATCGACGTCTACATGGTCATGGTCAAGT GCTGGATGATCGACGAGAACGTCCGGCCCACGTTCAAAGAGCTGGCCAGCGACTTCACCCGCATGGCCCGGGACCCGCCCCGCTACCTGGTGATCAAG GTGGAAGGAGAAGGAGTCGCAGGCGCGGAAGCGTCTCACCGCCGACAGTCAGAGCCAGGACTTCTGGAccaggacgatgaagaggagccACCGGAGGACGCCCCCCCCCTCCAGCACTCGCCATCCTGGGGCCTACCTCGCTCACGGATCAACTCCTACAAG AGCGGCTCCTCTCAGTCCGGTCCTGTCGGGTACCTGCCCATGAGCCCCATGAGCCCTGCAGACAGCCTCcgccag CTGTGGTCTCAGCACTCACGCCGGTGCTCGCTCCGGGAAGCACAACACCGTGAAGACGCTTTGAAGTCCGGGGGTCTTCACAGAACCAGGCTCGGGTCTGAGCGGGCCCCGTGCCGAGTGTCTGCCGGCCGCCACAGGAAGTTCTCAACAGCTTCCGGTCCTTGTGCTTACAAGGTGTGGACGAcgggagagcaggaggaggggaaCCTGGACGCATACGTGCTGGCTGGGTCACCTGATGTCTCCCAGAGAG TCAGTCAAGCAGCAAACTGTGGACGGAGGAAACGCACAAAGAAGCTCCGTGCGCCCGAGTACGAGGCCATGAGCCGAGACACGCCACAGCCGGTTGTCTCCTCAGGACCGTGGAGCAGCCAGACCTCGCCATCTCAGGAGGAGCCGCTCCGCCCTGAGTCGGAGGAGGATGCAGAGGGTGGGCCTGAAGATTCCATGTGTCGGCCGTGCCCGGAGGACAAGGCAGGACGGGGCAGGTACGAGTACATGGACATCAGACGCTCCGACTCTTCTGAGGGGGAGGAGCCGCTGGAAGAGCCCTACGCCTGTCAAGCATCTGCTGAGGAGCTAGTGACCGGGCCGGACGCGTCTGCCGCCGCGGCTCAGTACGAGGAGATGACGGGAGCAGAGCAGGACCAACAGAAGCTGCCACTGGCAGAGGGCGGGGCCTGCAGGTGCGCGGGGATCGGGGCCTACATTAAGGTGCGCGCTGGTGTCGGGGAAGCAGGCGTTTCGTTCGACAACCCGGACTACTGGAACAGCAGGTCCATCGCCCACACAGACGCTGTGAGGACCTGA
- the erbb3b gene encoding receptor tyrosine-protein kinase erbB-3b isoform X2, with amino-acid sequence MRSQWVGLWPVSLLWSLQLLPAQTHQVVCPGTQNGLSSTGSQENQYNLLKERYEECQIVMGNLEITQLENNWDFSFLKSIREVTGYVLIAMNHFQRLPLDQLRVIRGSTLYEKRFALSVFFNYPKDGSSGLRQLQLSNLTEILQGGVQMINNRYLSYGPWVFWQDVVRDASATIEISLNGERGSCHKSCGEYCWGPNKGQCQSLTKTVCAPQCNGRCFGTSPRDCCHIECAAGCRGPLDVDCFACRHFNDSGACIPQCPQTLIYNKQSFQMETNPNAKYQYGSICVSQCPTHFVVDGSSCVSVCPPDKMEVERGGQRRCEACGGLCPKVCEGTGAEHRQTVDSSNIDSFVNCTKIQGSLHFLVTGILGDDFRNIPPLDARRLEVFRTVREISDILNIQSWPRELSDLSVFSSLTTIQGRSLDKRFSLMVMHVPSLTSLGLRSLREISDGSVYISQNPQLCYLHTVDWQVLFRGRRTRLNNVNSNRRLSECVADGHVCDPLCSESGCWGPGPDQCLSCRNFSRGGTCVDSCHFLSRFPREFSEAGGECLPCHAECQPQEGGISCRGPGAHECVACANVKDGPNCLSSCPAGVSDGHRALIFKYAGREGRCQPCHPNCTQGCSGPAAGHCLQGLRMAISSGQITGIALGVPAGLIFCLVLFFLGVLYQRGLAIRRKRAMRRYLESGESFQPLGPREKGTRVHARILRPSELKKIKAIGSGVFGTVHKGFWTPERESMKIPVAIKTIQDGSGRQTFTELTEHMRSMASLDHPYIVRLLGICPGSSLQLVSPLHSLGSLLDHIRLNQSSLDPQRLLNWCVQIAKGMFYLEEHCMVHRNLAARNVLLKNDFQVQISDYGVADLLCPDDKKQVHPNTKTPLKWMALESIMFRRYGHQSDVWSYGVTVWEMMSFGAEPYGSVPPQDVPGLLEKGERLSQPHICTIDVYMVMVKCWMIDENVRPTFKELASDFTRMARDPPRYLVIKVEGEGVAGAEASHRRQSEPGLLDQDDEEEPPEDAPPLQHSPSWGLPRSRINSYKSGSSQSGPVGYLPMSPMSPADSLRQLWSQHSRRCSLREAQHREDALKSGGLHRTRLGSERAPCRVSAGRHRKFSTASGPCAYKVWTTGEQEEGNLDAYVLAGSPDVSQRVSQAANCGRRKRTKKLRAPEYEAMSRDTPQPVVSSGPWSSQTSPSQEEPLRPESEEDAEGGPEDSMCRPCPEDKAGRGRYEYMDIRRSDSSEGEEPLEEPYACQASAEELVTGPDASAAAAQYEEMTGAEQDQQKLPLAEGGACRCAGIGAYIKVRAGVGEAGVSFDNPDYWNSRSIAHTDAVRT; translated from the exons ATGAGGAGTCAGTGGGTCGGACTGTGGCCCGTGTCGCTGCTGTGGagtctccagctgctgcctgcacaaacacaccaaG tGGTTTGTCCAGGCACACAGAACGGGCTGAGCTCCACCGGCTCCCAGGAGAACCAGTACAACCTGCTGAAGGAGCGCTACGAGGAGTGCCAGATCGTCATGGGGAACCTGGAGATCACTCAGCTGGAGAACAACTGGGACTTCTCCTTCCTGAAG AGCATCCGCGAGGTGACAGGCTACGTCCTGATCGCGATGAACCACTTCCAGCGGCTTCCTCTGGACCAGCTGAGGGTCATCCGAGGAAGCACCCTGTACGAGAAGCGCTTTGCTCTCTCCGTCTTCTTCAACTATCCCAAGGACGGGTCCAGTGGTCTGCGGCAGCTGCAGCTCTCCAACCTGACCG AGATCCTGCAGGGCGGAGTGCAGATGATCAATAACAGGTACCTGAGCTACGGCCCCTGGGTCTTCTGGCAGGACGTCGTCCGGGACGCCAGCGCCACCATCGAGATCAGCCTGAACGGAGAGAGAG GCTCCTGTCACAAGTCCTGTGGAGAGTACTGCTGGGGCCCCAACAAGGGCCAGTGTCAGAGCC TGACCAAGACGGTCTGCGCGCCGCAGTGTAACGGCCGCTGCTTCGGGACCAGCCCCAGAGACTGCTGCCACATCGAGTGTGCGGCAGGATGCAGGGGCCCGTTGGACGTGGACTGTTTT GCCTGCCGTCACTTCAACGACTCGGGCGCCTGCATCCCTCAGTGTCCGCAGACGCTCATCTACAACAAGCAGAGCTTCCAGATGGAGACCAACCCCAACGCCAAGTACCAGTACGGCTCCATCTGTGTGTCCCAGTGTCCCA CTCACTTCGTGGTGGACGGCAGCTCCTGCGTCAGCGTGTGTCCTCCAGACAAGATGGAGGTGGAGCGAGGTGGTCAGCGGCGGTGCGAGGCCTGCGGTGGACTCTGCCCCAAAG TGTGCGAAGGAACCGGAGCGGAGCACCGGCAGACggtggactccagcaacatcgACAGCTTCGTCAACTGCACCAAGATCCAGGGCAGCCTGCACTTCCTGGTCACGGGGATCCTGGG AGATGACTTCAGAAACATCCCTCCTCTGGACGCCAGGAGGCTGGAAGTCTTCAGGACAGTCAGAGAGATCTCAG ACATCCTGAACATCCAGTCGTGGCCCAGGGAGCTGAGCGACCTGTCCGTGTTCTCCAGCCTCACCACCATCCAGGGACGCTCGTTGGACAA GCGCTTCTCTCTGATGGTGATGCACGTCCCGAGCCTCACCTCCCTGGGCTTGCGCTCTCTGAGGGAGATCAGCGACGGCAGCGTCTACATCAGCCAGAACCCCCAGCTCTGCTACCTCCACACCGTCGACTGGCAGGTGCTGTTCCGCGGACGCAGGACTCGGCTCAACAACGTCAACTCCAACAGGCGGCTGTCGGAGTGCG TGGCGGACGGCCACGTCTGCGACCCGCTGTGCTCGGAGTCGGGCTGCTGGGGTCCTGGTCCGGATCAGTGTCTGTCCTGCAGGAACTTCAGTCGCGGAGGGACTTGCGTGGACAGCTGCCACTTCCTCTCCAG GTTTCCCAGGGAGTTTTCGGAGGCTGGAGGAGAGTGCCTTCCCTGTCACGCCGAGTGTCAGCCCCAGGAGGGCGGCATCAGCTGCCGTGGCCCG GGTGCGCACGAGTGTGTGGCCTGCGCCAACGTCAAGGACGGGCCCAACTGCCTGTCCTCGTGTCCGGCCGGCGTGAGCGACGGCCACAGGGCTTTGATCTTCAAGTATGCCGGCAGGGAGGGTCGGTGTCAGCCGTGCCACCCCAACTGCACGCAAGG GTGCTCGGGTCCAGCTGCGGGCCACTGTCTGCAGGGTCTCAGGATGGCCATCAGCAG CGGGCAGATCACCGGCATCGCTCTCGGCGTGCCAGCCGGCCTCATCTTCTGCCTGGTGCTGTTCTTCCTGGGCGTCTTGTACCAGCGCGGGCTCGCCATCCGCCGCAAGAGAGCCATGAGGAGATACCTGGAGAGCGGAGAG AGCTTCCAGCCTCTGGGTCCTCGAGAGAAAGGAACCAGGGTCCACGCCCGCATCCTGAGACCGTCGGAGCTGAAGAAGATCAAAGCCATCGGCTCGGGCGTCTTCGGAACCGTTCATAAG GGTTTCTGGACTCCAGAGCGCGAGAGCATGAAGATCCCCGTGGCCATCAAGACCATCCAGGACGGTTCAGGCCGGCAGACCTTCACAGAGCTCACTGAG CACATGCGCTCCATGGCCAGTCTGGACCACCCCTACATCGTCAGGCTGCTGGGCATCTGTCCAGGCTCCAGTCTGCAACTGGTGAGCCCTCTCCACTCTCTGGGCTCGCTGCTGGACCACATCAGGCTGAACCAGAGCAGCCTGGACCCCCAGCGCCTGCTCAACTGGTGCGTGCAGATTGCCAAG GGGATGTTCTACCTGGAGGAACACTGCATGGTGCACCGGAACCTGGCGGCGCGAAACGTCCTGCTGAAGAACGACTTCCAGGTCCAGATCTCAGACTACGGAGTGGCTGACCTTCTGTGCCCCGATGACAAAAAGCAGGTCCACCCCAACACCAAG ACGCCACTGAAGTGGATGGCGCTGGAGAGCATCATGTTCCGGAGATACGGCCACCAGAGTGACGTCTGGAGTTACG GCGTGACGGTGTGGGAGATGATGTCGTTTGGAGCGGAGCCTTACGGCTCAGTGCCGCCTCAGGACGTCCCCGGTCTGCTGGAGAAGGGCGAGCGACTCTCGCAGCCGCACATCTGCACCATCGACGTCTACATGGTCATGGTCAAGT GCTGGATGATCGACGAGAACGTCCGGCCCACGTTCAAAGAGCTGGCCAGCGACTTCACCCGCATGGCCCGGGACCCGCCCCGCTACCTGGTGATCAAG GTGGAAGGAGAAGGAGTCGCAGGCGCGGAAGCGTCTCACCGCCGACAGTCAGAGCCAGGACTTCTGGAccaggacgatgaagaggagccACCGGAGGACGCCCCCCCCCTCCAGCACTCGCCATCCTGGGGCCTACCTCGCTCACGGATCAACTCCTACAAG AGCGGCTCCTCTCAGTCCGGTCCTGTCGGGTACCTGCCCATGAGCCCCATGAGCCCTGCAGACAGCCTCcgccag CTGTGGTCTCAGCACTCACGCCGGTGCTCGCTCCGGGAAGCACAACACCGTGAAGACGCTTTGAAGTCCGGGGGTCTTCACAGAACCAGGCTCGGGTCTGAGCGGGCCCCGTGCCGAGTGTCTGCCGGCCGCCACAGGAAGTTCTCAACAGCTTCCGGTCCTTGTGCTTACAAGGTGTGGACGAcgggagagcaggaggaggggaaCCTGGACGCATACGTGCTGGCTGGGTCACCTGATGTCTCCCAGAGAG TCAGTCAAGCAGCAAACTGTGGACGGAGGAAACGCACAAAGAAGCTCCGTGCGCCCGAGTACGAGGCCATGAGCCGAGACACGCCACAGCCGGTTGTCTCCTCAGGACCGTGGAGCAGCCAGACCTCGCCATCTCAGGAGGAGCCGCTCCGCCCTGAGTCGGAGGAGGATGCAGAGGGTGGGCCTGAAGATTCCATGTGTCGGCCGTGCCCGGAGGACAAGGCAGGACGGGGCAGGTACGAGTACATGGACATCAGACGCTCCGACTCTTCTGAGGGGGAGGAGCCGCTGGAAGAGCCCTACGCCTGTCAAGCATCTGCTGAGGAGCTAGTGACCGGGCCGGACGCGTCTGCCGCCGCGGCTCAGTACGAGGAGATGACGGGAGCAGAGCAGGACCAACAGAAGCTGCCACTGGCAGAGGGCGGGGCCTGCAGGTGCGCGGGGATCGGGGCCTACATTAAGGTGCGCGCTGGTGTCGGGGAAGCAGGCGTTTCGTTCGACAACCCGGACTACTGGAACAGCAGGTCCATCGCCCACACAGACGCTGTGAGGACCTGA